The Desulfurococcus sp. genome has a segment encoding these proteins:
- the pgk gene encoding phosphoglycerate kinase produces the protein MKLSIPRLPTVRDVDINGIRVFMRIDVNVPVNPDTGEILDDRRIKVHSIFIRKLLEEYKPALVVASHQGRPGESSFTTMEKHAELLSKYTGVNVRYVPDVIGPKAIEEIKRLEQGEVLMLDNLRLLAEEIPEAPPEKQALTIMARRIASVFDVYVNDAFATAHRSQPSIVGIPLLIPGCMGPLFEKEVEAIKRVVESGESPRIYILGGSKVVELLRVIENLMRNKLADRILTTGLLAQLFLVAKGLKLGAENVKVLEEKGLLPLVSRARYILMRGAPIETPIDLKVEVNGEVRNTYIGELKGIVKDVGEHTIGVYSDLIRDAGLIVMRGPAGVIEDVRFKEGTARILDAVYSSKAFTLIAGGHLTSMIDESKTSSRIHVSTGGNALLLFLSGEELPAFKALELSARMFLGW, from the coding sequence ATGAAACTATCTATCCCTCGGCTGCCTACAGTTAGAGATGTAGATATCAATGGTATAAGAGTATTCATGCGTATAGATGTTAACGTCCCAGTCAACCCTGATACCGGCGAGATACTCGATGATAGACGGATTAAAGTTCACTCGATATTTATTAGGAAGCTGCTAGAAGAGTACAAGCCGGCGCTTGTTGTTGCATCCCATCAAGGGAGGCCAGGTGAGAGTAGCTTCACTACGATGGAGAAGCATGCTGAGCTACTCTCAAAGTACACGGGTGTTAACGTCCGCTATGTACCAGATGTCATTGGGCCGAAGGCTATTGAAGAGATTAAGAGGCTAGAGCAAGGGGAGGTTTTAATGCTTGATAATCTAAGGCTTCTAGCAGAGGAGATCCCGGAGGCGCCTCCTGAGAAGCAGGCGTTAACTATTATGGCTAGAAGGATTGCATCAGTGTTCGATGTATACGTGAATGATGCCTTCGCGACAGCTCATAGAAGCCAGCCTAGCATTGTAGGTATACCGCTACTTATACCTGGATGCATGGGCCCACTATTCGAGAAAGAGGTAGAAGCTATTAAGAGAGTTGTAGAATCTGGTGAGTCACCTAGAATCTACATTCTAGGTGGCTCGAAAGTAGTGGAGCTTCTAAGAGTCATCGAGAACCTCATGAGGAATAAGCTGGCAGATAGGATACTTACAACAGGCCTCCTCGCACAGTTATTCCTGGTGGCTAAAGGACTGAAGCTCGGCGCCGAGAACGTTAAAGTACTCGAGGAGAAAGGGCTTCTCCCACTGGTATCAAGAGCTAGATATATACTCATGCGTGGAGCACCAATAGAGACCCCTATAGACTTGAAAGTCGAGGTTAATGGCGAGGTGAGAAACACTTATATAGGTGAGTTAAAAGGTATCGTGAAGGATGTAGGCGAGCACACCATTGGAGTCTACAGCGATCTCATAAGAGACGCTGGCTTAATAGTAATGCGGGGGCCAGCCGGCGTAATAGAGGATGTAAGATTCAAGGAGGGAACAGCTAGAATCCTTGATGCAGTCTACAGCTCGAAGGCGTTCACGCTAATAGCAGGTGGGCATTTAACCTCCATGATCGATGAATCAAAGACTTCTAGTAGAATACACGTGTCAACAGGGGGGAACGCACTACTCCTATTCCTCTCGGGTGAAGAACTCCCAGCCTTCAAGGCGTTAGAGCTCTCAGCAAGAATGTTCCTAGGATGGTAG
- a CDS encoding AAA family ATPase, which translates to MQYLVDKGIEYAHKAVAADKAGDYENAVKYYRIAVDLLSKYLKLYPDSPLAETYRDLVQKYKDRINTLEKRLSNQIKVGGPQSDSSDDAIEVLEPEKRANKNTFKDLVDLEEVKQALKRSVIYPVKTPHLYPLGWAQGILLFGPPGCGKTELVIALANEINAILINVSPATIMSKWLGDSEKNVKKIFDKAREYASQGKPVIIFIDEVDSLLQPLSNEVGGEKRMRNQFLIEMDGLKGKEYRRLPLFVIGATNKPWTLDIGFIRRFEKRIYVPPPDKEIRKHLFMHYISKLKDTYSVDQVDYDRLAELTENYSPADIASIVKEVQSNIAEELNEKGVTKTDDVKSTRPLTTEDFIKVISRRNPSIDPSWLEAYKEWQEKYGAI; encoded by the coding sequence ATGCAGTATCTAGTGGATAAAGGCATTGAGTACGCTCATAAAGCTGTAGCAGCTGATAAAGCCGGCGACTACGAGAATGCTGTTAAATACTACAGGATAGCAGTAGACTTACTCTCAAAGTACTTGAAGCTGTATCCTGACTCACCTCTAGCTGAAACCTACAGGGATCTAGTGCAGAAGTACAAGGATCGAATAAACACGCTGGAGAAACGCCTCTCCAACCAAATTAAGGTGGGAGGCCCTCAAAGTGATAGTAGCGATGATGCTATAGAGGTATTAGAGCCTGAGAAAAGAGCTAACAAGAATACATTCAAGGATCTAGTAGACTTAGAGGAGGTTAAGCAGGCTCTTAAACGCTCAGTTATATACCCTGTTAAAACCCCTCACCTCTACCCACTTGGCTGGGCTCAGGGAATACTATTATTCGGGCCGCCTGGATGCGGTAAGACAGAGCTTGTAATAGCTTTAGCCAACGAGATCAACGCTATCTTAATAAACGTGAGCCCTGCAACCATCATGAGCAAGTGGCTCGGCGACAGCGAGAAGAACGTTAAGAAGATCTTCGATAAGGCTAGAGAATACGCCTCCCAAGGAAAGCCCGTGATAATATTCATTGATGAAGTAGACAGCCTGCTACAACCACTCAGCAATGAGGTAGGCGGCGAGAAGAGAATGAGAAATCAGTTCCTGATTGAAATGGATGGCTTGAAAGGCAAGGAGTACAGGAGGCTACCGTTATTCGTCATTGGAGCCACGAACAAGCCGTGGACTCTTGATATAGGCTTCATAAGAAGATTCGAGAAGAGAATATACGTTCCTCCACCAGATAAAGAGATTAGGAAGCACCTCTTCATGCACTATATTAGCAAGCTTAAGGATACTTACTCAGTGGACCAAGTAGACTATGACAGGCTAGCCGAGCTCACGGAAAACTATAGTCCAGCTGACATAGCAAGCATAGTCAAGGAGGTTCAAAGCAATATTGCCGAAGAGTTAAACGAGAAGGGAGTCACCAAGACAGACGACGTGAAATCCACGAGGCCCCTGACAACCGAGGACTTCATTAAAGTCATAAGCAGGAGAAACCCGAGTATTGATCCATCATGGCTTGAAGCATACAAGGAGTGGCAGGAGAAGTACGGCGCCATCTAG
- a CDS encoding chromatin protein Cren7: MPCTDKVKTRTPSGRELELIPVKVWQLNPRGRKGVKVGLFQDPETGRYFRAKVPDEYPLCS, encoded by the coding sequence ATGCCCTGTACAGATAAAGTGAAGACTAGAACTCCTAGTGGTAGAGAGCTAGAGCTTATACCAGTAAAAGTATGGCAGCTGAATCCAAGAGGTAGAAAAGGCGTTAAAGTAGGCCTATTCCAGGACCCGGAGACAGGAAGATACTTCAGAGCTAAAGTACCCGACGAGTACCCACTGTGCAGTTAG
- a CDS encoding cation:proton antiporter translates to MSILGFLFLGILLSRLTSHVLRSIGVNEIVGYLVVGVLLGLIFNGNNYINELAPLMSLAAIFVVFYTGATSNPGDIAENLSLSIIASLTSVAASTATIMLVMQYLGYPFHAAFIVALTLSDTATEMASILIEKFPQRIKSILVAASSIDDILVVFMVSAYYAWILEGSFYNALTPIAETLTSTIIVYIMLFKRSGSLKRIYSYMSRDISFFMDATLIFLSILILLAVGSGASTLVAAYLAGILVSGGLQLYDPMLRYRTRISDFAGILSSILNAVFIPVFMLGVGLYARITTVDVALLMALVASSFLAKMIPYTILFKVQGESVSTSMLAGVVMSAGGLLELTLLLEGLKLGLISTVVFNTVTLALLLLMVVTTVISSIAARRENMRLKLAFS, encoded by the coding sequence ATGAGTATACTCGGATTCCTGTTTCTAGGTATTCTTCTCTCAAGGCTTACCAGCCACGTGTTAAGAAGTATTGGTGTTAACGAGATTGTAGGGTATCTCGTGGTGGGTGTTCTCCTGGGATTAATTTTTAATGGAAACAACTATATCAATGAGCTTGCACCTCTAATGAGTCTAGCAGCAATATTTGTTGTCTTCTACACTGGGGCAACAAGCAATCCAGGCGATATAGCTGAGAACCTATCTCTCTCGATTATAGCATCACTTACCTCTGTAGCAGCTTCAACTGCAACCATAATGCTAGTTATGCAGTATCTCGGATACCCATTCCACGCAGCGTTTATTGTTGCATTAACGCTCTCAGATACAGCGACTGAGATGGCTTCCATCCTCATCGAAAAGTTCCCTCAAAGGATTAAATCTATTCTAGTAGCAGCAAGCTCTATTGACGATATACTCGTAGTCTTCATGGTTTCAGCATACTACGCTTGGATTCTCGAAGGCAGCTTCTACAATGCTCTTACACCGATCGCAGAGACGTTGACCTCAACGATAATAGTATACATAATGCTCTTCAAGCGTAGTGGTAGCCTTAAGAGGATCTACTCCTATATGTCTAGGGATATATCGTTCTTCATGGATGCAACATTAATCTTTCTCTCCATACTGATCCTACTGGCGGTGGGAAGCGGGGCTAGTACCCTCGTAGCCGCCTACCTAGCTGGGATCCTAGTGTCCGGCGGGCTTCAACTATACGATCCAATGTTAAGGTATAGAACTAGGATAAGCGATTTCGCTGGTATACTAAGCAGTATACTAAATGCTGTCTTCATTCCAGTCTTCATGCTGGGTGTTGGATTATATGCTCGTATCACAACTGTAGATGTAGCACTTCTCATGGCTCTTGTAGCATCTAGCTTCCTCGCTAAAATGATACCCTATACTATACTATTCAAGGTGCAGGGTGAAAGCGTGTCAACAAGCATGCTGGCAGGGGTTGTAATGAGTGCTGGAGGTCTACTTGAACTAACACTGCTACTAGAAGGCTTAAAGCTAGGCTTGATAAGTACAGTAGTATTTAACACTGTAACACTAGCACTACTATTACTAATGGTTGTAACAACTGTGATCTCCTCTATCGCTGCTAGGAGAGAGAATATGAGATTAAAGCTAGCGTTCAGCTAG
- the pyrB gene encoding aspartate carbamoyltransferase, which translates to MRRRVESEGRLELARGRTLFTAFFEPSTRTRLSFQFAMIKLGGSVVDLGPEEVTSRAKGESPEDTLRTVDSYNPDVIVVRHWEPGFAARAAEICRAPVINAGDGYNEHPTQALLDAYTIWRMLGGIDGVTVGLMGDLKYSRTIPSLIYTLSNFKDITVYFISPPQLRPREEVLKVLDQRGVRYEFTRNLSEVISRLDVLYVTRLQRERMNQDEYERLKGSYTISLNMLSRHERIPLIMHPLPRTWELATDVDQLPQAVYFEQARNGLYVRMGLLKIILGV; encoded by the coding sequence ATTAGACGGAGAGTTGAAAGCGAGGGGAGATTAGAGCTTGCTAGAGGGAGAACACTCTTCACAGCCTTCTTCGAGCCGAGCACTAGGACGAGACTGAGCTTCCAGTTCGCTATGATCAAGCTCGGGGGAAGCGTTGTTGACCTGGGTCCAGAGGAGGTTACAAGTAGAGCTAAAGGCGAGAGCCCGGAGGATACTCTTAGAACAGTCGACAGCTATAATCCTGACGTTATAGTTGTAAGACACTGGGAGCCTGGTTTTGCTGCTAGAGCAGCCGAGATATGTAGAGCTCCAGTAATCAATGCTGGAGACGGCTATAATGAACACCCCACACAAGCACTCCTCGACGCCTACACCATATGGAGGATGCTTGGAGGAATAGATGGTGTCACAGTAGGCTTAATGGGTGACCTCAAGTATAGTAGGACTATCCCGAGCCTTATCTACACTCTCTCAAACTTCAAAGATATCACAGTGTATTTTATCTCGCCTCCACAGCTGAGACCGCGTGAGGAAGTACTAAAGGTACTCGATCAGAGAGGAGTGAGATACGAGTTCACCAGGAATCTCAGTGAAGTAATCAGTAGACTAGACGTGCTCTACGTGACAAGACTTCAGAGGGAGAGAATGAATCAGGATGAGTATGAAAGGCTTAAGGGAAGCTATACTATATCACTCAACATGCTATCCAGGCATGAGAGAATACCTTTAATAATGCACCCGCTTCCGAGAACATGGGAGCTCGCTACAGATGTAGACCAGCTACCTCAGGCAGTATACTTTGAGCAAGCAAGAAATGGACTCTACGTGAGAATGGGGTTATTGAAGATTATTCTAGGAGTATAG
- a CDS encoding phosphoribosyltransferase family protein: protein MPVIDYRFIAVDLLRAYKELLDYRRLEELSGLEAQTLWKYIRRGVKPNYKRAVELFNILTSRELVEDLIRRKLVEVEEELYGLYKIAFNIPLLRILSYIAFKEFQGYKVNTIATVESDGIPLATKVAEVLSAKLVVAKRRPEIGARGYHQASYISRDPPEYTILFTPIDMLSKKDRVLIVDDVLKTGKTSMALIRLIKTAGATPVGLFSIIGVGDKWMKIVPRELEKVYVVLTVQSSSSF, encoded by the coding sequence TTGCCTGTCATAGACTATAGGTTTATCGCCGTAGATTTACTGAGAGCATATAAGGAGCTTTTAGACTACCGAAGGCTCGAGGAACTCTCGGGGCTGGAAGCCCAGACGCTATGGAAGTATATTAGGAGAGGTGTTAAACCTAACTACAAGAGAGCTGTAGAGTTATTTAACATACTAACCAGCCGCGAGCTAGTAGAGGACTTAATTAGAAGAAAGCTGGTGGAGGTAGAGGAGGAGCTTTACGGCCTCTACAAGATAGCATTCAATATCCCCCTGCTCAGAATTCTATCGTACATTGCTTTCAAGGAGTTTCAGGGATACAAGGTTAACACTATAGCAACAGTTGAATCAGATGGTATACCACTAGCCACCAAAGTTGCCGAAGTCCTTTCCGCGAAGCTAGTTGTAGCTAAACGCCGCCCTGAGATAGGAGCGAGAGGATATCATCAAGCCTCATATATATCAAGAGATCCTCCAGAGTACACTATTCTCTTCACTCCAATCGACATGCTATCAAAGAAGGATAGAGTTCTAATTGTTGACGACGTCCTGAAGACTGGTAAGACTTCGATGGCGCTTATAAGATTGATTAAGACGGCTGGAGCGACACCTGTAGGCTTATTCTCCATAATAGGTGTAGGGGATAAATGGATGAAGATAGTACCAAGGGAGCTGGAGAAAGTATATGTTGTGCTAACAGTTCAATCAAGCAGCTCTTTCTAA
- a CDS encoding universal stress protein, with translation MSEAPSYQISFYYRRILVPVDGSENSLKALDFALDLARHYGSRVIIVHAKPKGKARSDPYERVKQRIRRESLSVEYKTIEYDPLSDSCSSAILREIIEGGYDAIVLGARGLSLTTDIPVGSTALSLVVNSPVSVFVIR, from the coding sequence GTGAGTGAGGCTCCATCTTACCAGATAAGCTTCTACTATAGGAGGATACTAGTACCTGTAGATGGCAGTGAGAACAGTCTTAAAGCCCTCGACTTCGCGCTAGATCTAGCTAGGCATTATGGTTCAAGAGTAATTATAGTCCACGCTAAACCTAAGGGTAAAGCCCGCAGCGACCCCTATGAGCGAGTGAAGCAGAGAATCCGTAGAGAGAGCTTGAGCGTAGAATACAAGACTATAGAGTATGATCCTTTAAGTGATAGCTGCTCCTCAGCTATCCTCAGGGAGATTATAGAGGGAGGATACGATGCTATCGTGCTGGGAGCCCGTGGTTTAAGCCTTACCACTGATATACCAGTGGGGAGTACTGCTCTCTCCCTAGTAGTTAACTCACCAGTCTCAGTCTTCGTGATCAGGTAG
- a CDS encoding glycogen/starch/alpha-glucan phosphorylase, translating into MVIVSITPEIALDDSRIYAGGLGVLEGDKLYGAGDMGLDYTALSIFYRHGYVSVSFRNSQPSLDPEEQSEVFLEKLSPGKEFTVTLRGEEIVVRPWLYRYKTAKAVLFEAVCPLWARKLSDRVYLEDSEEEKFLKYAFLAKASAYYIKEVIGLSNVSVVDLEESYTALVLLAVDLASKARIIIHTPGPWGHPEFPGSLIAREFGVFLGDRVKLTEFALSRVKTGIVVSKKQVDVIPRIFPSYKDKLRGITNGIHLARWMHPYLYDAWRKGKFSREELLEILLKAKEESRRNLISLVKNAKSNASIDDRIIVVWARRLSRYKRPYFIARFIEENPDVNAFFVLAGKPHPRDPDGLEYLRRFKELDLKLTNTVYLQDYNIEVARVLVQGSDLWLFTPFSGWEASGTSFMKAQVNGVPVLSSRDGSVLEVVEDNETGWLFGQDIRDFINIYTDPRAREIDEKEYSEFKSKLLQIIDLYQSDPEKYLEVALKAWMKTPGKVSIEKTLKEYYFKTPT; encoded by the coding sequence ATGGTTATAGTTAGTATAACACCTGAGATAGCTCTCGACGACTCTCGTATATATGCTGGGGGTCTAGGAGTCCTGGAAGGTGATAAACTTTACGGAGCAGGCGACATGGGGCTCGACTACACTGCTCTCTCAATATTCTATAGGCACGGCTACGTTTCAGTATCATTTAGAAACTCTCAGCCATCACTAGACCCTGAGGAGCAAAGCGAGGTCTTCTTAGAGAAGCTTTCCCCTGGTAAGGAATTCACGGTGACTCTTAGAGGCGAGGAGATTGTTGTTAGACCATGGTTGTACAGGTATAAGACTGCTAAAGCCGTATTATTTGAGGCTGTGTGTCCCTTATGGGCTAGAAAGCTTAGTGACAGGGTATACTTAGAGGATAGTGAGGAGGAGAAGTTCCTGAAGTACGCTTTCCTGGCGAAGGCCTCAGCCTACTACATTAAGGAGGTAATAGGTTTAAGCAACGTCAGCGTCGTAGACCTTGAGGAATCCTATACAGCACTAGTGTTACTTGCCGTTGATCTAGCTAGCAAAGCCAGGATTATAATTCACACTCCAGGGCCGTGGGGTCACCCCGAGTTCCCAGGGTCATTAATAGCTAGGGAGTTCGGGGTTTTTCTCGGCGATCGCGTTAAGCTCACAGAGTTTGCTCTCTCACGTGTCAAGACAGGTATAGTTGTATCGAAAAAGCAGGTGGATGTTATACCTAGAATATTCCCCTCATATAAGGATAAACTCAGAGGAATAACCAATGGTATACACCTAGCTAGATGGATGCACCCCTATCTCTACGATGCCTGGAGAAAAGGCAAATTCAGCAGGGAGGAGCTGCTAGAAATACTATTGAAGGCTAAAGAAGAGTCTCGAAGGAACCTTATATCACTAGTGAAAAACGCTAAGAGCAATGCAAGCATAGATGACAGAATTATCGTGGTGTGGGCTAGACGCTTATCAAGGTATAAGAGGCCGTACTTTATAGCTAGATTTATTGAGGAGAATCCTGATGTAAACGCTTTCTTCGTGCTAGCAGGTAAACCTCACCCTAGGGATCCCGATGGACTAGAATACTTGAGGAGATTCAAGGAGCTAGATCTCAAGTTGACAAACACCGTTTACCTGCAAGACTATAACATTGAAGTAGCCCGTGTACTCGTCCAAGGCTCAGACCTATGGCTCTTCACACCATTCAGCGGCTGGGAGGCTAGTGGAACAAGCTTCATGAAGGCTCAAGTTAACGGTGTACCAGTACTCTCGAGTAGAGATGGAAGCGTTCTCGAGGTGGTGGAGGATAATGAGACCGGCTGGCTCTTCGGCCAGGATATCAGGGACTTCATAAACATATATACTGATCCAAGAGCTAGAGAGATAGATGAGAAAGAATACAGTGAATTCAAGAGTAAGCTCTTACAGATCATCGACTTGTACCAGAGCGATCCAGAAAAATACCTTGAGGTAGCGTTAAAGGCTTGGATGAAAACACCTGGAAAGGTTAGCATAGAAAAAACTCTGAAAGAATACTATTTCAAGACTCCTACCTGA
- a CDS encoding type II glyceraldehyde-3-phosphate dehydrogenase codes for MVGLTVKLAVNGYGTIGKRITDAVLRNSDFKLVGVAKYRADYSAIIASQRNIPIYVPRDRVMDFRKIGVEPEGYVDYLFEEAELIYDASPSGTGALNKKIYESLGKPSIFQGGESPEIADASYNTFCNYDKIAGKRYVRVVSCNTTGLLRLLCTLNKTFSVKRALALIIRRAADPHEDRRGPVNSIVLDPPGIPSHHARDVLSVAPWLNITTAAVAAPTTLMHMHFLEVELATPVKRESVLEELEEVKRMLTVESHGTGLDSTSKIVELARDYGRPRYDVYENIIFTDTLRVEDSRIQLFQAVHQEAIVIPENMDAAYAILGLESDPFKVIEKVDRILGVGGLKDSLRSSRKGLHGV; via the coding sequence ATGGTAGGCTTGACAGTTAAGCTGGCGGTCAACGGCTACGGAACTATCGGGAAGAGAATTACTGATGCAGTACTACGCAACAGTGACTTCAAGCTTGTGGGTGTAGCCAAGTATAGAGCCGACTACTCAGCAATTATTGCATCGCAGAGAAACATACCAATCTATGTTCCAAGAGATAGAGTCATGGACTTCCGAAAAATAGGAGTAGAGCCTGAAGGATACGTAGACTATCTCTTCGAGGAAGCCGAGTTAATATACGATGCATCACCAAGCGGTACTGGAGCCTTAAACAAGAAGATATACGAGTCCCTGGGAAAACCTAGTATCTTCCAGGGGGGTGAGAGCCCGGAGATTGCTGATGCCAGCTATAACACCTTCTGCAACTACGATAAGATAGCAGGTAAGAGGTACGTAAGGGTTGTCAGCTGCAATACAACAGGCTTACTAAGACTTCTCTGCACACTCAACAAGACTTTCAGTGTTAAGAGGGCTCTAGCCTTAATTATTAGAAGAGCAGCAGACCCCCATGAGGATAGAAGGGGGCCCGTCAACTCCATAGTACTCGACCCTCCTGGTATACCCAGCCATCATGCAAGAGATGTACTCAGTGTAGCACCATGGCTTAACATTACTACAGCAGCTGTTGCAGCTCCCACAACACTCATGCACATGCATTTCCTTGAAGTAGAGCTAGCTACCCCTGTGAAACGCGAGAGTGTACTAGAAGAGCTTGAAGAAGTTAAGAGGATGCTTACAGTAGAATCTCATGGAACAGGATTAGACTCTACAAGCAAGATAGTAGAGCTAGCTAGGGATTACGGTAGGCCAAGGTACGATGTATACGAGAATATTATATTCACTGATACTCTTAGAGTTGAGGACTCGAGAATCCAGCTCTTCCAGGCAGTACACCAGGAGGCCATAGTCATACCCGAGAACATGGATGCAGCGTATGCTATACTAGGCTTAGAGAGCGATCCATTCAAGGTGATTGAGAAAGTAGATAGAATACTAGGAGTAGGAGGCCTGAAAGATTCATTAAGGTCTTCTAGGAAAGGGTTACATGGTGTCTAA
- a CDS encoding M28 family peptidase yields MTGLIKEVLDKVRRGAQRTPVLDVLNTITRHHRIQGSSGLESALKDLQDLLGREGYSTKLVEVPSDSGKGFMDTPISWDVEDAYLKISMNNEIVEEYSFTGHPTLLAAHSPSGEGCGQLSLCGEKCSGDVVIARGPAYEAYMKADARLVLVYDPKRYVDAVPYTGLFLHSSEIKDKVVMNIPYKTALRVLAYLFENPSRKVEVCWEARSRYTGRPMHALVACNNWSEPGVLLVSHICHPKPGAHDNASGSTANYVAAVASITAKLDIPLCYAWVPEYTGTVYLDEVFSHPPLGVINLDMVGSKQWATGSTLNIVNTPLYMESRVTRYTYIAVKAVFDTASSFGGFNLPGARYSLSPYTAGSDHDVFLSWGIDTVMLNEWPSKYYHTDMDTVETLSPRSITDTAVASLTAAYLFYNNYKAEWITRVFDDYLKSWYALEAAKTGFESSLEGISKILEERGRLKPGEMEKLKSPISTRRLREILGFNEYRRLSEIKGAVSYLSLYAPLAYINGLEDYRELFKLENLVKWKREEEELLEKSWVLVRDTLLK; encoded by the coding sequence TTGACCGGCTTGATTAAAGAAGTACTAGATAAAGTTAGAAGAGGGGCTCAGAGAACCCCTGTACTAGATGTATTAAATACTATTACCAGGCACCATAGGATTCAAGGTAGTAGTGGATTAGAGAGCGCTCTAAAAGACCTCCAGGATCTACTGGGAAGAGAAGGCTACTCAACGAAGCTAGTAGAGGTTCCAAGCGACTCCGGGAAGGGATTTATGGATACACCGATTTCATGGGATGTTGAGGACGCATACTTAAAGATCTCAATGAACAACGAGATCGTTGAGGAGTATAGTTTCACAGGCCATCCAACACTGCTTGCAGCACACTCACCCTCTGGAGAAGGATGCGGCCAGCTATCTCTCTGCGGTGAGAAGTGTAGTGGTGATGTAGTCATAGCGAGAGGGCCGGCTTATGAAGCCTACATGAAAGCTGATGCTAGACTAGTGTTAGTCTACGATCCAAAACGCTATGTTGATGCAGTACCCTACACCGGGCTCTTCCTGCATAGTAGTGAGATTAAGGATAAAGTAGTAATGAATATACCCTATAAAACTGCTCTTAGAGTACTAGCCTACCTCTTCGAGAATCCATCTAGGAAAGTAGAGGTCTGCTGGGAGGCTAGGTCTAGGTATACGGGTAGACCTATGCACGCGCTTGTAGCGTGTAACAACTGGAGTGAGCCTGGGGTACTCCTAGTTAGCCATATATGCCACCCTAAGCCTGGAGCGCATGATAATGCAAGCGGGAGTACTGCTAACTATGTAGCTGCTGTAGCCTCTATTACAGCTAAACTCGATATTCCACTATGCTATGCATGGGTGCCTGAGTACACGGGTACAGTATACCTTGATGAAGTATTTAGCCACCCGCCTCTTGGAGTGATAAACCTTGACATGGTTGGCTCTAAACAGTGGGCTACTGGCTCAACTCTCAACATTGTTAATACTCCACTCTACATGGAGTCCAGGGTGACCCGCTATACCTACATCGCTGTGAAAGCGGTATTCGATACAGCTTCATCCTTTGGTGGATTCAACCTACCTGGGGCAAGATACTCGCTCTCACCGTACACTGCTGGAAGCGACCACGATGTCTTTCTTTCATGGGGTATAGATACCGTGATGCTCAACGAGTGGCCGAGTAAATACTATCATACAGACATGGATACAGTTGAAACTCTCTCCCCTCGCTCTATTACTGACACCGCTGTAGCTTCTCTTACAGCTGCATACCTGTTCTACAATAACTATAAAGCTGAGTGGATCACCAGGGTCTTCGACGACTACTTGAAATCCTGGTACGCGCTGGAAGCTGCTAAGACTGGATTTGAGTCAAGCTTAGAAGGTATCTCGAAAATCCTTGAGGAGCGTGGAAGACTCAAGCCAGGTGAAATGGAGAAGCTTAAATCTCCAATATCAACGAGACGGCTCCGAGAGATCCTAGGCTTCAACGAGTATAGAAGGCTCTCTGAGATCAAGGGGGCTGTATCCTACCTATCACTCTACGCTCCTCTAGCCTACATTAATGGTCTTGAAGACTACAGAGAGCTCTTCAAGCTTGAAAACCTTGTTAAATGGAAGAGAGAGGAGGAAGAGCTTCTCGAGAAATCCTGGGTGCTTGTTAGAGATACACTACTGAAGTGA